The Macrobrachium nipponense isolate FS-2020 chromosome 7, ASM1510439v2, whole genome shotgun sequence DNA window GGTGTTTCGTCAGATCTCCCTCTGGAGTGAAGGACTTGCTCCCATGTTGTCTCTGTTTCTTTTGTTGTTAGGAGGACATTGTATTTCATTCCTTCAGGAGCTCTTGCCTGTATTTCATTAACAAGAGTTCTAAAGCTTAATACTTTGGCATACAAGGATTCATTAGCCAATACTTCATGGACTACATCATCGTCAAGGAGTGTTAATTGACGTGGATATGGTGAAGGTTGCCTTGATGTGCTTGGATGTGGTGAAGGTTGCCTAGATGTGCTTGGATGTGGTGAAGGTTGCCTTGATGTGCTTGGATGTGGTGAAGGTTGCCTTGATGTGCTTGGATGTGGTGAAGGTTGCCTTGATGTGCTTGGATGTGGTGAAGGTTGCCTTGATGTGCTTGGATGTGGTGAAGGTTGGCTTGCGACGTGCTTGGAGATGGTGAAGCTTGACTTGACGTAT harbors:
- the LOC135217538 gene encoding putative uncharacterized protein DDB_G0290521, with translation MATSYHNTKDRFTKTSFEITTYVKSSFTISKHVASQPSPHPSTSRQPSPHPSTSRQPSPHPSTSRQPSPHPSTSRQPSPHPSTSRQPSPHPSTSRQPSPYPRQLTLLDDDVVHEVLANESLYAKVLSFRTLVNEIQARAPEGMKYNVLLTTKETETTWEQVLHSRGRSDETPQQKRNKINTHSEVVTQKECVEQLRKKNEEKTRPKKKPAQQKRKNKTPQQQSDIESTTTEEDE